The Macadamia integrifolia cultivar HAES 741 unplaced genomic scaffold, SCU_Mint_v3 scaffold947, whole genome shotgun sequence genome contains a region encoding:
- the LOC122070573 gene encoding RNA exonuclease 4 isoform X1, protein MGSDSTNPKRLPLNPNWAQLQQKLKSDAPKPFKPSVDSDRKTQESVLGKRKERGDAEPTSQKSILTPVTNDCSLTDALAMDCEMVGVSSEGNKSALGRVTLVNTWGNIVYDEYVRPVERVVDFRTQISGIRPCDLRKAKDFQSVQNKVAELINGRILVGHALRNDLKALLLSHRKKDIRDTSEYRPFLNREEGRKRSLRDLASELLGIKIQNGEHCSCIFQDPVMGETIGCGKVQGGFYLLDDGCLSTAATSAIPHQLHSSSSELNQWHCRLGHPPI, encoded by the exons ATGGGAAGTGACTCCACGAACCCTAAGCGGTTACCTCTCAATCCCAACTGGGCTCAGCTGCAACAA AAACTGAAAAGCGACGCGCCAAAGCCATTTAAACCTTCAGTTGATTCGGACAGAAAAACCCAAGAAAGCGTATTAG GGAAACGTAAAGAGAGAGGGGATGCCGAACCCACTTCTCAGAAGTCTATTCTCACTCCAGTCACGAATGATTGCAG CTTAACAGATGCTTTGGCCATGGATTGTGAAATGGTTGGGGTCAGTTCTGAAGGAAATAAAAGTGCTCTTGGACGGGTGACATTG GTGAATACATGGGGGAATATTGTATATGATGAGTATGTTCGTCCAGTAGAGCGTGTAGTTGACTTTCGCACTCAAATAAGTGGGATTCGACCCTGTGACTTGAGGAAAG CAAAGGACTTCCAGTCTGTTCAAAACAAAGTGGCTGAGTTGATTAATGGAAGAATCCTTGTGGGCCACGCCTTGCGTAACGATCTTAAG GCATTGTTGTTAAGTCATCGAAAGAAGGATATACGGGATACCTCAGAATATCGACCCTTTCTAAA CAGGGAAGAAGGGCGTAAAAGGTCGCTTCGTGATCTTGCATCGGAGCTTCTTggaattaagattcaaaatgGGGAGCACTGTTCT TGTATTTTTCAGGATCCAGTAATGGGAGAGAcgattggatgtggtaaggtgcAGGGTGGTTTTTATTTACTTGATGATGGTTGTCTCTCTACGGCTGCAACATCAGCAATTCCTCATCAGCtacactcttcttcttctgaattgaatcaatggcactgtcgtttgGGACACCCACCAATTTAG
- the LOC122070573 gene encoding RNA exonuclease 4 isoform X2, whose amino-acid sequence MGSDSTNPKRLPLNPNWAQLQQKLKSDAPKPFKPSVDSDRKTQESVLGKRKERGDAEPTSQKSILTPVTNDCSLTDALAMDCEMVGVSSEGNKSALGRVTLVNTWGNIVYDEYVRPVERVVDFRTQISGIRPCDLRKAKDFQSVQNKVAELINGRILVGHALRNDLKALLLSHRKKDIRDTSEYRPFLKEEGRKRSLRDLASELLGIKIQNGEHCSCIFQDPVMGETIGCGKVQGGFYLLDDGCLSTAATSAIPHQLHSSSSELNQWHCRLGHPPI is encoded by the exons ATGGGAAGTGACTCCACGAACCCTAAGCGGTTACCTCTCAATCCCAACTGGGCTCAGCTGCAACAA AAACTGAAAAGCGACGCGCCAAAGCCATTTAAACCTTCAGTTGATTCGGACAGAAAAACCCAAGAAAGCGTATTAG GGAAACGTAAAGAGAGAGGGGATGCCGAACCCACTTCTCAGAAGTCTATTCTCACTCCAGTCACGAATGATTGCAG CTTAACAGATGCTTTGGCCATGGATTGTGAAATGGTTGGGGTCAGTTCTGAAGGAAATAAAAGTGCTCTTGGACGGGTGACATTG GTGAATACATGGGGGAATATTGTATATGATGAGTATGTTCGTCCAGTAGAGCGTGTAGTTGACTTTCGCACTCAAATAAGTGGGATTCGACCCTGTGACTTGAGGAAAG CAAAGGACTTCCAGTCTGTTCAAAACAAAGTGGCTGAGTTGATTAATGGAAGAATCCTTGTGGGCCACGCCTTGCGTAACGATCTTAAG GCATTGTTGTTAAGTCATCGAAAGAAGGATATACGGGATACCTCAGAATATCGACCCTTTCTAAA GGAAGAAGGGCGTAAAAGGTCGCTTCGTGATCTTGCATCGGAGCTTCTTggaattaagattcaaaatgGGGAGCACTGTTCT TGTATTTTTCAGGATCCAGTAATGGGAGAGAcgattggatgtggtaaggtgcAGGGTGGTTTTTATTTACTTGATGATGGTTGTCTCTCTACGGCTGCAACATCAGCAATTCCTCATCAGCtacactcttcttcttctgaattgaatcaatggcactgtcgtttgGGACACCCACCAATTTAG